In Plectropomus leopardus isolate mb chromosome 21, YSFRI_Pleo_2.0, whole genome shotgun sequence, the DNA window TCTCtgaatatatttctttttttaatgtttgcaaCATTCCCTTGAATAATGTGGAAGATATTTTGATGATGAAAATATGCATTATGCCCTGTTTTATCCGTGTGATCTCTGCATGTGCCAATGGTATTCCATTTGTTTAGGTAATTAGGAAAGCCACAGAAGATGAAATAAAGGTATCGACAAAGAGCACCACCGTAGACCTTGTCACTAAGACTGATGAGAGGGTGGAGAAGATCATCATCGGGTCTCTCAAAGCAGAATTTGGAGAAAAACACTGGTGAGACATATctccacgcacacacagagctgttCACGAATCTTCGTACTGTTTGTATTATAACTTGATATTTGTCATTGTTTCATTCTTCTGTGCTGCAGTTACATTGGAGAGGAGTCAGTAGCAGAGGGGAAACCATGTGTTTTAACTGATAAACCTACATGGATTATAGACCCTGTGGACGGCACCACAAACTTTGTGCATGGGTAAGATGTCAGTGCTGCTAAAGGACATTTAGTAGTGTTAATGGATTCTTTAACAACAAGACGAGTGAGACTGATTAGGGTTAGGATAATAATGTCAGggttagccaatcagaggcagcgTAAGGCAGAACAAGGCAGTCTTCGCCATCCTAGGAAACGCCAGTTTGCAAGTGAGTCCTCTTCTATgaagtctgccatgttgttttacAGTAGTCCAAactggacaaatcaaacacttgcTCTAGACAAGGCCTTTAgtggttttgcattttttcgTGCCACTGTAattttctcctctgcaggcTTGGCATATGGcaaaagtttcagttggttgcaatctgcaacctcaacactagatgccactaaatcctacacactagacctttacatagtgtgagtttttttttgcatggcaACTAgtagtggatagagcaggcaccccatgtatggaggctgtgtccttgccccAGCAGTCGTGGGTTTGGTTCTGGCCTTGACCTTCTGCTGCAattcaccctctctctctcttcccctttcacacttgtgctgccctatcaattaaaagcaaaaatgcccccaaaaaaatttttaaaaagcaaatttaaGGCTACAAACTACACTAGGGTTTCATGATTTAACATTGCCACCATTACGAGGCTGTAAACCTGTTTTCGGCGTGTTGACACTCTGCAGTGTTATTAAcacacttgttagcaactgcctttttaaagatagatgaaagcttcaaagttcatgagTGGGGCatatactgacatattttatgtcataggacaaaacatgaaagtctaaCCAAATCGAACCAATAACCCATTCAAAAACCCTTTGATTTagagacaagggaaccaggagtgctgCAGTGCTAACTTATTTGTGGGTTTTACGACTCATTCTTGGGCTCTCTATAATCATAGAATCTGAATTTGAAGGCTAGCTTGCTCAGCTaacatattcattcatttttaaggCACAGACATGAGAATGAGCAGATTAGTTTCCGAACTTCAGAACCATCATTTATAAAGTACTtcttattaaatatatattaaaagttacaaaagaaaatagtgcTTTTTCCTGGCTATGTAATAATACTGATCTCATGTACAATGACTGTATTTACAGATTCCCTTTTGTGGCAGTCTCTATTGCCTTTGCTGTCGATAAGAAGGTATGTCTAATTAAACAAGAGAGGATTTTATATATactattattaattaatttatccaCCCTTTGCACAGTAGGTGAAAGCTGAAATAATGATGTCTGTGTTTAGCTGGAGTTTGGCGTGATCTACAGCTGCTTGGAAGACAAGATGTATAGAGCAAGGAAGGGGATGGGAGCTTTCTGTGATGATGTGGCAATTGAGGTGTCGGATGTAAAAGGTAATGTGGTCAAATTTCTTTGAAAACGTTTGGACACAGTGTTTTGcacatttgaaatgaaagaaagtagGACATAACAGTCAACACTGAGCTCAGCATTGACTGCATTTTGAAACTGAAATTGAATATCTGGAAATGTATCCATACAGTCATCACTTTCACATCACGGACCCCGTTTTTCttatgaaaaatttaaaaaacgttCAAGCAGAATCCTCTaagtttaaaatgttacatacaTTTAATCTGAAGGACGCTTGACTGATACTGTATatctgagcatgtgtgtgtgcacctttAAAGTCACTGTCAAACATGTAATCAAACATTGCAATAACCCTTTTGTCATGCTGTCATTGCAGATATCACCAAGTCCATTATCATCTCTGAGCACGGAACTGACAGAAGCAAAGACAAGGTGACCAAGATCTTCAACACCATGCAGAAGATTCTGTGCATCCCAGTGCATGGGTGAGTGGTTTTGACATGCATACACCGACTCATTATTATGTTGTGTGCTACCTTACGAAGCCAAACGGAGTGAcctttgttgatgttgttgttgttaaaatgaagaATGGACTGGagtctgatttttttggcatttgttttactattttgaaaatgtcttgcAAATCTGAAATTTCAGGAATACAGCGTGTAAAATTTGAAGTGACTACAAAAGGGAGATAAAAACCAAGCCACACCAAAGTAATCGTACTTTGGATTAATAATCTGTTGCCTCTACAACAGGGATATTCATCTGGTtatgtttgggggccacttttgcaaaatcaaaggaggccaggggccagctgCCACAGCTCCTCGgttgtttaggatttaggaaaaatttctcagattttaagacattcctAGAATTTTAGGAGGCATCTAAGATTGTAGGACATTCCTTGGGCCttagtatgtttctaggattttagggtgtttctaggattttaggatagttcaagaattttaggatttaggaTCTTAGGAAATTTggaggatttcaggacgttttaagaatttcaggacatttctcagattttaggatattactAGGATcttatgatgtttctaggacttcaggtcattgctaggattttaggacaatagAGGCTGAACTAAGAACTCTGTCAAGCGATGTGGGGGATCCTCCCGGACACTTTCtttgataaataagctctaAGTATaagcatttttgtttctgtatcgCCCATAAACtacaacatttttatgtgttacatAGTTTGACGGGCagtctaaaaacattaaacccttttttctccacctcCCAGCATCTCTAATGTTTGCTGCCTTTGTAGAACAGTGTAGCCTTCTTGTATACTTGTATTTATCCATCTCCAACTGGTGTGTCCTGCCAGGCTCCGCGGGTCAGGGACAGCTGCCACCAACATGTGTCTGGTGGCGACAGGGGCCGTGGAGGCCTTCTTTGAGATTGGGATCCACTGCTGGGACATTGCTGCTGGTGCAGTTATTGTCAAAGAAGCCGGAGGAGTGCTACTGGATGTCGACGGTGTGTATGCTTTCAAATCTATTCACAGAGCATCAAGTGTTTATGCAGCATTGAACTGAATGCAGAGTctcacaaattaaaataaatgaatgagaaGGTTATAAGTACGGAAAGCAGGATCTGTAATCTGTTTAAAACCCTCTTAATAAAGGCTTTGTTTGTCAATTTAGGGGGAGAGTTCGATTTGATGTCTCGGAGGATGGTTTCAGCAAACAACAGGGTTATTGCTGAGCGGATCATCAAGGAAATTGAAATATTCCAAGTGTCGAGGGACGACGATCCGGTGTCGAAGTAATGAGAAGATCCAAATGTGTTTCAGAacaaggaaaagaggaaaaattcaCATCTTTTGATGTATGCCGTCAATAAAGCTATTGTGGTCACCACTGAttgtcttttaaccctttattaatacctggatcgacatcagttttcttgtgctgcattcagacacctttcacaagcatttaaacccctGAAACCCAAGAAATTtaggttgatttctttcaaaaacacagaaaaaaaacattatgagggacttggcaagaaatgtcccacaaattgcaaaaaaaagtgaaaagtgacgataagatatatatatatatatatatatatatatatatatatatatatatatatatatatatatatatatatatatatatatatatatatatatatatacatatatatatacatatatatttgatCAAATTctgaggtcatttccttgtcacttATCTATCTTTTGTCACttatattcaggtaattttcttgcagctttttgctaatttgttgCTTTCTTGTGTGTGGGCCATATTTGTTTAGTTgcttttcccatatttttgaaagaaatcaagtcagtttgctcaggtttcaaagggttaatcagcatcttgatatggaaagtgctcactaacatggattttaacaaatttgtaaCCGAAATTTGACAGAAATTTATCTATTGagggcatgaaaaaaaatcttagatcTTTAACCTgtaaaaaatgggagcaaaaaacaaaagttttgcaTTAAGATTCTTATTAAGTGTAATTTGCATGCATGCCTTTTGTCAGCAGCTTTCCACACAAGCATTTGATCTTACATGATATGAATTATTCAGTTTGAGGACTCCAGATATTTGTTCTGGTttcattttacacagttttgAACTCCACAGCAATAAATTGCAGGAGAGGCATGTCTCAGACTGATGATTATTTCGACTGGATTTCCAATCACAGgatttttctctcctccatcaGTCTCATGTGACTCTAATGTGTAATTATCAGATGGAAATGAGTGGAATTCTGCCGAAGTGATTACCCTCATTATATGCAACAGTCCTAAGAGTTAAGTCAATACTGAAGTGGCTTTATCAACACTGGCCCTGTCAAGGGTCATATAATTTACTTACAGTGCACAGCACTATGTTGCCTGAGAGCCTCTATTTTGGCATTATTGCTGTTTTCTCAATTTATTACCCTCATATTACTGGTCACCACTAGAGGCCAGTAATGCATCAGCAATTAGATGGGATCTTCAAGGTGCTTTCTTTTTACATTGGAAACTGAGCTGTagtatttcttaaaatgtaaatacatttattttgtggaCTTTTGTAGATCACCAGCATGCTCTTAGGTTGTTTCATGGCTCATCAACACCTTCACTAgcctcaaaataaaagaaaaaaatgacccctcCCCAAGAgatgaggtcattttttcgatTCAGCTCATGTTCTCCTGATCTGTAAATTAACAGCTGGTTGTGAAATCAGTCGCAAACGAAGGATGCAAAGGTGTAGGAGCAAGCTGAGAGTGAAAACCAACAGCGACGGCGaatggagcagcagcagcagcagcaacacaaacagcaggagcaacaacagcagcagcaataaCAGCAGGAGGTTGTGGGGGATGAGGACTGTTTGAACTAGTGCCTTTGAAACATAAATAACTGCAATTTCTTTGTATAATTATGCAACTACACATCTGCCACCGCTGTAGTGTATGATGATATGTGTGATGTTCTAATGGAGATGctatttgtctgtctttctgtctttcaaatggcaaaaatctcatTCAAAAGCACTTTGGGCATCAGACGTGAAGTATGAAGCTCCTTTTTTGTAATCACGTCCTAGAAATGGGGTAAAATTATATATTGCAGTAGCGCAGGGGGCAGATAATAGTTGCAAATACAGTGCATCTTAACATTTGCTTGAACTTGCCTGGAGTAGCAGATGGCTGGAATTTGCCTTGTAGGGGAATACAGTAAATgccacagaggtcagaggagcAGACACAAGTTCATAAAAGTCAATTTTGCATATTTACTTGAAAATATCAGTGCTTTCCTCGTCTGTGAAAGCATGCAAATGGAAAGTACTTGAGACTTGTGTTTTGatcacattaaatgttttttttaatgacacacagGGTTTTATATCATACtaattaatgttttatcttaaaaaaaatcaattcgaTATTTCTGACAACGTTTTAAACGCTGATTTAGCAGTCATAAGTGTATGTTTTAAGAATTAATCAGTGGTTTAGTGTGCACTATTATACACCATGATGTAATTGAAAGCATGTTACTGACATTTTCAagtgtttattaatgtatttcttCTCCTGCAAGGCATCTGTAACTGACCAAGCAAACTCGATCGACATATGGCTGAAAGCTCCAGAAGAACTCCTGTAAGTTTTCCTTgagttaaagatttttttttttcacaaacttctATTTCAGAGGCCAAAAATGAAACTTCCAGGTCattgtgattgtgttttttaacatattttgaaattatatttataatccAAAACCTGTTTGTGTTGTATATATTTGTTTGCACCCAtacttttagctatttttttgtaaactatttttgttgcattttgcacCTAACTGTAAGCtatttttgttagattttatgttgttagattttgttttttcttttttacatgttgcaCTTTGCACCTTATTGTCATCAagttttttggcaaattttgcaccttgttttgtggtttttgtcataattttttaCCTACTAGTTTCGGGTGCCTCATGGATGAAATCATAaactaattaataataaatatattagcCTAAACACTTTAAGTCCACGTGTGTCCCTGAGGACACAGCTCCACCTGCtggcatcagaaaaaaatgttacattaatactgagtaatttaaaaaaaatatataattctgaaaCAATACATGTCATAAAACACTGAATTGCTTGCTTAGCTGACAGCTCTCATGCTATCgatttatttttagatgcaCCATTAACTTGCAGCATTAAATGCCTTGCGTGTTGGAACCAATGCGCATGCGCAGCGCTGTTTCCTAGAGTGGTTGTGTCGTCGTTTGTTTGTAGGCGCTGTTGCTGGTTCGCAGTTAACAAACATCGGTTTTTCACGTGAGTGAAACGGCAACATCGGTATAACACACCATCATTTTCTACAGAAGGCATGTATAAGTctgtcttttaaagaaaaacttcagtTTAAATACGTAAGTACTCTCAAGCTCATGGAGGTCATCATAAACCAAACCTCTGCTAAAAATAACCGGATTTAACGATGGCTCTACGCGGACAACGTGGCTAACCGCTAGCATGTCAaagaagatgttttttgtttgttttatctttaaGAGGGGATGGTACGTGGTCAAGAACAGACTTTCAGGATCTCAAGCCTCTTTCTGAAAGGATTAccaaacatgaaaacagcagGACAGCGCGGTAAAATGTCAGCGGGCACAGCTAACAGCTACCTGATGCAGCATTTCACAACAACAGGCCGAGGACAACAGGTGTGTGCCCAGACTGATGATCACCTGCGTAAATTGTgtgaaatttctgtttttgcatctgTCAAAAGAAGCTGTTGCTCAGTTATTTCTTTCCACATCAAAACGCCACtaattacatattatatacTGCATGGAGTAAATGATAGATGGAGGGGTTAAAGTGTTCCCAAAGAGGATGATTAAAATGTGCTTGGTATCTTTGCAACTATTAAATAACCAATACAAGAAATACCAGAGGGCCAACAAGCCTAAACCAGTGCTATTCAAAGAGTAAATATGGAAACATGCTAATCGACCCTTTATGACTCTAGGAAAGCCATCCGAATCGTTTTAACAGTACTTACATCTGGTTTGAGATTAATTATTTGCAGAGCATCAGGTTTCTGTTGGCTAATTAAGAACAGCAttagtaaagaaataaaacagcaggTGTAAGGCAACTGAGTGATGGAAATGAGCATCTGACCCAAAGGACCTATACTCCAGCTGCTTAAAAATCcacacagaaaaatatgaacacaTCTTATAATAGTGGTGGATGAAATACCTGAAAGCCATAATTTTGTTAAACTACAGATATGTTACCTAAAAATGACtgtggtagaagttaaagtggCTAATTGGAATATTACTTgaataaaagtcttaaagtatcttatatttactgtacttcagCATCAAAACTAATTGTAC includes these proteins:
- the LOC121960834 gene encoding inositol monophosphatase 1-like; translation: MADPWRVAYEFAVQVARAAGAVIRKATEDEIKVSTKSTTVDLVTKTDERVEKIIIGSLKAEFGEKHCYIGEESVAEGKPCVLTDKPTWIIDPVDGTTNFVHGFPFVAVSIAFAVDKKLEFGVIYSCLEDKMYRARKGMGAFCDDVAIEVSDVKDITKSIIISEHGTDRSKDKVTKIFNTMQKILCIPVHGLRGSGTAATNMCLVATGAVEAFFEIGIHCWDIAAGAVIVKEAGGVLLDVDGGEFDLMSRRMVSANNRVIAERIIKEIEIFQVSRDDDPVSK